In Erwinia pyrifoliae DSM 12163, the genomic window AAGCGATCCCGCCCGCAGCAAAAACCCTTAAACGCGCATTAATGCAGCAGAGAATGGCTGGTTATCATCGGAGGTCGTTCTTCATCTTCAGCGAGCATCAGCAGATCATTAGCAAAGGCTTCCATGACGATCATCGAAATCTGTTCTTCACTCTGTTTCATAAAGTGAACGAATTGACCGTAGGTCAGACCGGCCGCTGCGCTGAGCGACTGGCAAACAATCAACTTGGGCAGATTATCGTCCTGAATATCCAGGAATGCTTTCACCGTTAGTGAACTGGCATTGATTTGCGAAAGGTCGCCCGCAAGCGGGATCAGCGCGGTCGGCTTAACCTCAGCCAGCGCCGAAAACAGGATAACCCCGTCCATCAGATCAATCTTGGCATCGAAAACGCCGTCGAAATTCTGCATATGGGGCAGATGAAGAGCCTGACACGAATCACACTCAAACCAGGTGATACTTTGTTGATCCAGCCAACGTCGTAGCACGTCGAGATCCGGGACGACCAATGAAACCATATGCATTTGTCTCTTAAGCCTTAA contains:
- a CDS encoding YbjN domain-containing protein produces the protein MVSLVVPDLDVLRRWLDQQSITWFECDSCQALHLPHMQNFDGVFDAKIDLMDGVILFSALAEVKPTALIPLAGDLSQINASSLTVKAFLDIQDDNLPKLIVCQSLSAAAGLTYGQFVHFMKQSEEQISMIVMEAFANDLLMLAEDEERPPMITSHSLLH